The proteins below come from a single Bombus pyrosoma isolate SC7728 linkage group LG10, ASM1482585v1, whole genome shotgun sequence genomic window:
- the LOC122571963 gene encoding probable tubulin polyglutamylase TTLL2 isoform X1: MAVKYLDGPFVFRLNDNGTGPHLLIQVCTERGWREYTGENNVFKDRWNLWWRSGGFPLPHYKLLLPWQFINRIPKGSSICRKDNLIRHLRCMKKMHGSIYDFSPVGYNLPSEYTKLAEECSRCEHDRVWICKPVGQSQGKGIFLFRKLSDLTYDNAAVVQRYIENPFLIGGYKFDLRLYVCVPSYQPLTIYLYKEGLARFATEKFSLEHLNDPFRHLTNFSLNKLGPGYSEKKERVGSGCKWTFRQLRRYFEQAGYYDWFLWQRIACLVSLTILSQAASIPKSSNCFEFFGFDVLIDRNLKPWLLEVNLSPALSNDCEIDSEVKKPLLHDLFDLLGLPVCNTGLSLFTIWSTSPIDDEVEVSSKFCTNRTIKKKSKTYRETDGFLNICTELRPTLKQSTINNSTNLWSRYNPLLVDKYIPRGFQGNNPESNNKTSIWDNGKDWSTPCAREGGWIRIYPLTRIKSGNPINYVSSLSETTRIAEKETRNIVLSIQKYLKAAKEVHKKNEKYRDEQYNATLRKMVELNTEIWLPSK; encoded by the exons ATGGCAGTGAAATACTTGGATGGTCCTTTCGTGTTCAGACTCAACGACAATGGTACAGGACCGCATCTTCTTATACAG GTTTGTACGGAACGGGGCTGGAGAGAATATACTGGCGAAAATAATGTATTCAAAGATCGATGGAATTTATGGTGGCGATCCGGCGGCTTCCCCCTTCCCCATTACAAGCTATTACTCCCATGGCAG TTTATCAACAGAATTCCAAAAGGGAGTTCGATCTGCCGAAAAGACAATCTTATCCGTCATCTTAGATGTATGAAGAAGATGCACGGTTCGATCTACGATTTCAG TCCTGTAGGATATAACTTGCCATCGGAATATACCAAATTGGCGGAAGAATGCAGCCGCTGTGAACACGATAGAGTTTGGATCTGTAAGCCAGTTGGTCAAAGTCAGGGGAAAGGAATCTTTTTGTTTCGT AAATTAAGCGATCTTACGTACGACAATGCAGCGGTGGTTCAAAGATACATCGAGAATCCCTTTCTGATCGGAGGTTATAAATTCGATCTACGACTATACGTGTGCGTACCCTCTTATCAGCCTTTGACGATATACTTGTATAAGGAAGGATTGGCGCGTTTCGCTacagaaaaattttcattagaacATTTGAACGATCCTTTCCGGCATCTCACTAATTTTTCGTTGAACAAATTGGGTCCAGGATACTCTGAGAAGAAGGAACGCGTTGGTTCTG GTTGCAAATGGACTTTTAGACAATTGAGAAGATACTTCGAACAAGCTGGATATTACGATTGGTTTCTTTGGCAGAGAATAGCCTGTTTAGTCAGTTTAACTATATTGAGCCAAGCCGCGAGCATACCGAAATCTTCCAATTGCTTCGAATTTTTCGGATTTGACGTATTAATCGACAGAAATTTAAAACCATGGTTACTAGAG GTCAATCTAAGCCCAGCTTTAAGTAATGACTGCGAAATTGACTCTGAAGTGAAGAAACCTCTGCTGCATGACCTATTCGATTTACTAGGTCTTCCAGTATGCAACACTGGTCTGTCACTTTTTACGATATGGTCAACAAGCCCGATTGACGATGAGGTTGAAGTGTCTTCCAAGTTTTGTACAAATCGAaccataaaaaagaaatcgaaaactTATCGGGAAACTGATGGTTTTCTAAATATATGCACGGAACTTCGACCTACC ctTAAACAATCGACTATCAACAATTCTACAAATTTATGGTCTCGTTACAATCCCTTGTTAGTGGATAAATATATTCCACGCGGTTTTCAGGGTAATAACCCAGAAAGCAACAATAAAACATCGATATGGGATAATGGTAAAGATTGGAGTACGCCATGCGCGAGAGAGGGAGGCTGGATTCGCATTTATCCGTTGACACGAATCAAATCAGGGAATCCCATTAATTATGTATCATCTTTATCGGAAACTACACGAATTGCAGAAAAGGAAACCAGAAATATCGTACTTTCTAtacaaaa ATATTTAAAAGCTGCCAAAGAAGTGCACAAAAAGAATGAGAAATATAGAGATGAACAGTATAACGCTACATTACGGAAAATGGTGGAATTAAATACCGAAATTTGGCTGCCATCGAAATAA
- the LOC122571963 gene encoding probable tubulin polyglutamylase TTLL2 isoform X2: MAVKYLDGPFVFRLNDNGTGPHLLIQVCTERGWREYTGENNVFKDRWNLWWRSGGFPLPHYKLLLPWQFINRIPKGSSICRKDNLIRHLRCMKKMHGSIYDFSPVGYNLPSEYTKLAEECSRCEHDRVWICKPVGQSQGKGIFLFRKLSDLTYDNAAVVQRYIENPFLIGGYKFDLRLYVCVPSYQPLTIYLYKEGLARFATEKFSLEHLNDPFRHLTNFSLNKLGPGYSEKKERVGSGCKWTFRQLRRYFEQAGYYDWFLWQRIACLVSLTILSQAASIPKSSNCFEFFGFDVLIDRNLKPWLLEVNLSPALSNDCEIDSEVKKPLLHDLFDLLGLPVCNTGLSLFTIWSTSPIDDEVEVSSKFCTNRTIKKKSKTYRETDGFLNICTELRPTGNNPESNNKTSIWDNGKDWSTPCAREGGWIRIYPLTRIKSGNPINYVSSLSETTRIAEKETRNIVLSIQKYLKAAKEVHKKNEKYRDEQYNATLRKMVELNTEIWLPSK, from the exons ATGGCAGTGAAATACTTGGATGGTCCTTTCGTGTTCAGACTCAACGACAATGGTACAGGACCGCATCTTCTTATACAG GTTTGTACGGAACGGGGCTGGAGAGAATATACTGGCGAAAATAATGTATTCAAAGATCGATGGAATTTATGGTGGCGATCCGGCGGCTTCCCCCTTCCCCATTACAAGCTATTACTCCCATGGCAG TTTATCAACAGAATTCCAAAAGGGAGTTCGATCTGCCGAAAAGACAATCTTATCCGTCATCTTAGATGTATGAAGAAGATGCACGGTTCGATCTACGATTTCAG TCCTGTAGGATATAACTTGCCATCGGAATATACCAAATTGGCGGAAGAATGCAGCCGCTGTGAACACGATAGAGTTTGGATCTGTAAGCCAGTTGGTCAAAGTCAGGGGAAAGGAATCTTTTTGTTTCGT AAATTAAGCGATCTTACGTACGACAATGCAGCGGTGGTTCAAAGATACATCGAGAATCCCTTTCTGATCGGAGGTTATAAATTCGATCTACGACTATACGTGTGCGTACCCTCTTATCAGCCTTTGACGATATACTTGTATAAGGAAGGATTGGCGCGTTTCGCTacagaaaaattttcattagaacATTTGAACGATCCTTTCCGGCATCTCACTAATTTTTCGTTGAACAAATTGGGTCCAGGATACTCTGAGAAGAAGGAACGCGTTGGTTCTG GTTGCAAATGGACTTTTAGACAATTGAGAAGATACTTCGAACAAGCTGGATATTACGATTGGTTTCTTTGGCAGAGAATAGCCTGTTTAGTCAGTTTAACTATATTGAGCCAAGCCGCGAGCATACCGAAATCTTCCAATTGCTTCGAATTTTTCGGATTTGACGTATTAATCGACAGAAATTTAAAACCATGGTTACTAGAG GTCAATCTAAGCCCAGCTTTAAGTAATGACTGCGAAATTGACTCTGAAGTGAAGAAACCTCTGCTGCATGACCTATTCGATTTACTAGGTCTTCCAGTATGCAACACTGGTCTGTCACTTTTTACGATATGGTCAACAAGCCCGATTGACGATGAGGTTGAAGTGTCTTCCAAGTTTTGTACAAATCGAaccataaaaaagaaatcgaaaactTATCGGGAAACTGATGGTTTTCTAAATATATGCACGGAACTTCGACCTACC GGTAATAACCCAGAAAGCAACAATAAAACATCGATATGGGATAATGGTAAAGATTGGAGTACGCCATGCGCGAGAGAGGGAGGCTGGATTCGCATTTATCCGTTGACACGAATCAAATCAGGGAATCCCATTAATTATGTATCATCTTTATCGGAAACTACACGAATTGCAGAAAAGGAAACCAGAAATATCGTACTTTCTAtacaaaa ATATTTAAAAGCTGCCAAAGAAGTGCACAAAAAGAATGAGAAATATAGAGATGAACAGTATAACGCTACATTACGGAAAATGGTGGAATTAAATACCGAAATTTGGCTGCCATCGAAATAA